A single window of Mugil cephalus isolate CIBA_MC_2020 chromosome 1, CIBA_Mcephalus_1.1, whole genome shotgun sequence DNA harbors:
- the znf16l gene encoding zinc finger protein 16-like yields MSRKSSLSPELRCAFMESPGSVGRAEGDFLELEPDEELLCSVSDITEHLGRNITVVLETALSEIRKMVSLRIRVLKMELRQKTEEIHELKARLETVHGDARDAYPGSAATAESSAEPGFKKHNNNNNNNNPDPRRAKAAMPGVKKENINAICDYLMKDKNSRGCADVDGDQSSDQASSGDRDARSEPEPHSLHLWPDNGMVGSGPADDIFGMLPSGSKRMYDYEWIAPMEYSADAKVAKEPECENHQSGDTEDDDNEDESSRREAEELEDAQAPLSIGQPSEFSMEAPSSPEEGGSSLEGNADRPEAGQQFTSHPYICSLCGTFCPDSVFLEEHVKLIHLDSGPGGQGLQALQSTSSSSAVPAMGDGGSDSRRVAGGKNECGAGLASGGAGQGEGLMKKEIKIEGGYQCGECGRHFNYLGNLRQHQRIHTGEKPFMCPECGERFRHAARLKSHRLVHSGAQSPFPCPQCGKGFSVLSGLKRHQRVHTGESPYACPQCGRRFKELGNLYTHQRIHSGATPYCCQQCGRSFRHLGTYKSHRCTPAQ; encoded by the exons ATGAGTCGCAAATCGAGTCTCTCCCCCGAACTCCGCTGCGCCTTCATGGAGTCTCCCGGGTCGGTGGGTCGAGCCGAGGGCGATTTTCTGGAGTTGGAGCCCGACGAGGAGCTCCTGTGCTCGGTGAGCGACATCACGGAGCACCTGGGCAGGAACATCACGGTGGTGCTGGAGACGGCGCTGTCCGAGATCCGCAAGATGGTCAGCCTCCGGATACGGGTCCTGAAAATGGAGCTGCGCCAGAAGACGGAGGAGATCCACGAGCTGAAGGCGAGACTGGAGACGGTGCACGGGGACGCCAGGGACGCGTACCCCGGTTCCGCAGCCACCGCGGAGTCGTCTGCGGAACCGGGCTTCaagaagcacaacaacaacaacaacaacaacaacccggACCCGAGGAGAGCCAAGGCGGCCATGCCCGGCGTGAAGAAGGAGAACATTAACGCGATCTGTGACTACCTGATGAAGGACAAGAACTCGAGAGGCTGCGCCGACGTGGACGGGGACCAGAGCAGCGACCAAGCCAGCAGCGGTGACAGGGACGCTCGGTCGGAACCGGAGCCGCACTCCCTGCACCTGTGGCCGGATAACGGGATGGTCGGATCCGGGCCTGCGGATGACATCTTCGGCATGCTCCCCTCCGGCAGCAAACGCATGTACGACTACGAGTGGATAGCACCGATGGAGTATTCTGCAGACGCGAAAG tCGCAAAGGAGCCGGAGTGTGAGAACCACCAAAGTGGCGACACGGAGGACGACGACAATGAAGACGAGTCGTCCCGAAGGGAAGCAGAGGAACTGGAGGACGCCCAAGCTCCGCTCTCGATCGGCCAGCCCTCCGAGTTCTCCATGGAGGCTCCGAGCTCtccagaggagggagggagttcCCTTGAGGGCAACGCAGACAGACCCGAGGCAG GCCAGCAGTTTACCAGCCACCCCTACATCTGCTCCCTGTGTGGGACCTTTTGCCCCGACTCTGTGTTCCTGGAGGAGCACGTCAAACTCATACACCTGGACTCCGGTCCTGGTGGTCAAGGTCTCCAGGCCCTccagtccacctcctcctcctccgcggTCCCCGCGATGGGAGACGGCGGCAGTGACTCCAGGCGGGTGGCGGGTGGGAAAAACGAGTGCGGCGCGGGACTGGCTTCCGGCGGCGCCGGTCAAGGGGAAGGGCTCATGAAGAAGGAGATTAAAATCGAAGGAGGGTATCAGTGCGGGGAGTGCGGCCGTCACTTCAACTACCTTGGCAACCTGCGGCAACACCAGCGCATCCACACCGGAGAGAAGCCCTTCATGTGTCCGGAGTGCGGGGAGAGGTTCCGCCACGCCGCCCGCTTAAAGAGCCACCGGTTGGTCCACAGCGGCGCCCAGAGCCCCTTCCCTTGTCCCCAGTGTGGGAAAGGCTTCTCCGTCCTTTCCGGACTCAAGAGACACCAACGGGTGCACACCGGCGAGAGCCCCTACGCCTGCCCTCAGTGTGGCCGCCGCTTCAAGGAGCTGGGGAACCTGTACACCCACCAGAGGATCCACAGCGGGGCCACGCCGTACTGCTGCCAACAGTGTGGGCGGAGCTTCCGCCACCTGGGCACCTACAAGAGCCACCGGTGCACCCCGGCCCAGTAA